In the Oncorhynchus keta strain PuntledgeMale-10-30-2019 chromosome 29, Oket_V2, whole genome shotgun sequence genome, one interval contains:
- the tmem54a gene encoding transmembrane protein 54a: protein MGNLGVCCADLKDNKTLMKMGLGLVLVGHVNFLLGALVHGVVLRHINVHVQARVMGYAIYIIIALVAGLVGIIAGIVAIVLSKNLKNRILMWALLVVSLVSGLLAIASTVGLTISMVKAIMSGGRGLLKNCKFPDAIGYSSVNECPFDPTRIYETTIILWVPLILMCVVEVVFSGRCFAVCTSFLRLCTCRRRRKIVNGRRVRIQTPGEMLPVSPSPESEPAEQHELLKPDSPTKRSEWV, encoded by the exons ATGGGGAATTTAG GTGTGTGCTGTGCAGACCTGAAGGACAACAAGACCCTTATGAAAATGGGCCTAGGACTGGTGCTGGTGGGACACGTCAACTTCTTGCTGGGAGCGCTGGTACACGGCGTTGTGCTCAGGCACATCAACGTGCATGTTCAAGCCAGGGTCATGGGGTATGCCATCTACATCATCATCGCCCTGGTGGCAGGGCTCGTG GGAATCATAGCTGGAATAGTAGCCATTGTCCTATCCAAAAACCTGAAAAACAGGATTCTG ATGTGGGCGCTGTTGGTGGTCAGTTTAGTGTCAGGCCTTCTGGCAATCGCCTCCACTGTGGGGTTAACCATTTCCATGGTTAAGGCCATTATGAGTGGAGGTCGGGGCCTGCTGAAGAATTGCAAATTCCCTGACGCGATTGGCTACTCCAGTGTCAATGAGTGCCCCTTTGACCCCACAAGGATCTAT GAAACGACTATTATTCTGTGGGTTCCTCTCATTCTGATGTGTGTGGTGGAAGTGGTGTTCTCAGGCCGCTGTTTTGCTGTCTGCACCTCATTCCTCCGCCTCTGTACGTGCAGAAGACGAAGGAAGATTGTCAATGGCAGAAGG GTGCGCATTCAGACTCCAGGTGAAATGTTACCGGTGTCGCCTTCTCCTGAGTCAGAGCCGGCAGAGCAACATGAACTGCTGAAGCCTGACTCACCGACCAAGAGGAGTGAATGGGTCTGA
- the LOC118362379 gene encoding probable histone deacetylase 1-B: MALSSQGTKKKVCYYYDGDVGNYYYGQGHPMKPHRIRMTHNLLLNYGLYRKMEIYRPHKASGEEMTKYHSDDYIKFLRSIRPDNMSEYSKQMQRFNVGEDCPVFDGLFEFCQLSTGGSVAGAVKLNKQQTDIAINWAGGLHHAKKSEASGFCYVNDIVLAILELLKYHQRVLYIDIDIHHGDGVEEAFYTTDRVMTVSFHKYGEYFPGTGDLRDIGAGKGKYYAVNYPLRDGIDDESYEAIFKPIMTKVMEMYQPSAVVLQCGADSLSGDRLGCFNLTIKGHAKCVEYMKSFNLPLLMLGGGGYTIRNVARCWTYETAVALDSSIPNELPYNDYFEYFGPDFKLHISPSNMTNQNTNDYLEKIKQRLFENLRMLPHAPGVQMQAIPEDAVQEDSGDEEEEDPNKRISIRAHDKRIACDEEFSDSEDEAEGQGGGRRNAASFKKAKRTKTEEDKEKEGEEKKAGDDKKADDKKEVKEEKVPEEEKMDTTKGPKEESKTP; this comes from the exons ATGGCGCTGAGTTCTCAAGGAACAAAGAAAAAAGTGTGCTACTATTACGATG GTGATGTTGGGAATTACTACTATGGCCAGGGGCATCCCATGAAGCCACACCGTATCCGCATGACACACAACCTCTTGCTGAACTATGGTCTCTACAGAAAGATGGAGATATAC CGACCTCACAAAGCCAGTGGAGAGGAGATGACCAAGTACCACAGTGACGACTACATCAAGTTCCTGCGTTCCATCCGGCCTGACAACATGTCGGAGTACAGCAAACAGATGCAGAGAT TTAACGTTGGTGAGGATTGCCCTGTGTTTGATGGCCTGTTTGAGTTCTGCCAGCTCTCAACAGGAGGCTCTGTTG CTGGAGCGGTGAAGCTGAACAAACAGCAGACAGACATTGCTATTAACTGGGCTGGAGGTCTCCATCACGCCAAGAAGTCTGAGGCGTCAGGTTTCTGCTATGTGAATGACATTGTGCTCGCCATTTTAGAGTTACTGAA ATATCACCAGAGAGTTCTGTACATAGACATTGACATTCACCATGGAGATGGAGTGGAGGAAGCGTTCTACACCACAGACCGGGTCATGACCGTGTCCTTCCACAAGTACGGAGAGTACTTCCCCGGCACTGGAGACCTGAGG GATATTGGCGCAGGGAAAGGCAAGTACTATGCTGTGAATTACCCTCTGAGAGATGGGATAGATGACGAGTCTTACGAAGCCATATTCAAGCCT atCATGACTAAAGTGATGGAGATGTACCAGCCTAGTGCAGTGGTTCTTCAGTGTGGAGCTGACTCTCTCTCGGGAGACAGGCTTGGCTGCTTTAACCTCACCATCAAAGGCCATGCTAAGTGTGTGGAGTACATGAAGAGCTTCAACCTGCCCCTGCTGATGCTGGGTGGTGGAGGCTATACCATCCGGAACGTGGCCCGCTGCTGGACCTATGAGACAGCCGTGGCCCTAGACAGCTCCATACCAAACG AGCTTCCATACAATGATTACTTTGAGTACTTTGGGCCAGACTTCAAACTGCACATCAGTCCCTCCAACATGACCAACCAGAACACCAACGACTACCTGGAGAAGATCAA GCAGCGTCTGTTTGAGAACCTACGAATGCTGCCCCACGCCCCGGGGGTCCAGATGCAGGCCATCCCAGAAGACGCCGTGCAGGAGGACAgtggagacgaggaggaggaagacccTAACAAACGGATATCCA TTCGCGCCCACGACAAGAGGATAGCGTGTGACGAGGAGTTCTCAGACTCTGAGGACGAGGCTGAGGGTCAAGGGGGCGGACGGAGAAATGCTGCGAGCTTCAAGAAAGCCAAGAGAACAAAGACTGAAGAAGAcaaagaaaaagagggagaagagaagaaagcaGGCGATGACAAGAAAGCTGATGACAAGAAAG AAGTTAAAGAAGAAAAGGTGCCAGAGGAGGAGAAAATGGACACAACAAAGGG GCCAAAAGAGGAGTCCAAGACACCGTGA